In Populus alba chromosome 9, ASM523922v2, whole genome shotgun sequence, a genomic segment contains:
- the LOC118032409 gene encoding laccase-2 translates to MGASVPASPEILLTILLFAMSCLWAFPEVAGAKHAGITRHYKFNIKLTNVTRLCHTKSMVTVNGKFPGPRVVAREGDRLVVKVVNHVPNNISIHWHGIRQLQSGWADGPAYITQCPIQTNQTYVYNFTITGQRGTLFWHAHLSWLRASVYGPLIILPKRNVSYPFAKPHKEVTIMLGEWFNADTEAVISQALQTGGGPNVSEAYTFNGLPGPLYNCSENNTYKLKVKPGKTYLLRLINAALNDDLFFSIANHTFTVVEVDATYAKPFETNLLVITPGQTTNVLLKTKPIAPNASFYMLARPYFTGQGTFDNTTVAGILEYETSSNSTAFKPTLPPINATNAVTNFTRKLRSLANSRFPVNVPQTVDKKFFFTVGLGNSPCPKNQTCQGPNGTKFAASVNNISMALPSSALLQSYFFKKSNGVYTSGFPSFPLHPFNYTGTPPNNTLVANGTKLVVLPFNTSVEVVMQGTSIFGAESHPLHLHGFNFYVVGEGFGNFDPNNDPKNFNLVDPVERNTVGVPTAGWVAIRFHADNPGVWFMHCHFDVHLSWGLRMAWIVLDGTLPSQKLPPPPSDLPKC, encoded by the exons ATGGGTGCTTCAGTCCCTGCATCGCCAGAAATTCTTCTGACAATTCTACTCTTTGCTATGAGCTGCCTCTGGGCCTTTCCTGAGGTTGCCGGTGCAAAGCATGCAGGCATTACGAGGCACTACAAGTTCAAc ATAAAACTGACAAATGTCACCCGGCTGTGCCACACTAAGAGCATGGTGACTGTTAATGGGAAGTTCCCGGGGCCTCGCGTAGTTGCCAGAGAAGGTGACCGTTTAGTGGTGAAGGTGGTCAATCATGTTCCAAATAATATCAGCATCCATTG GCATGGAATTCGACAACTTCAAAGTGGATGGGCAGATGGACCAGCATACATCACGCAATGCCCTATTCAGACAAACCAGACTTATGTTTACAACTTCACTATTACAGGACAAAGAGGAACTCTCTTCTGGCATGCTCACCTCTCATGGCTTAGAGCTTCTGTCTATGGACCCCTTATCATCCTCCCTAAGCGCAACGTTTCTTACCCATTTGCCAAACCCCACAAGGAAGTGACTATCATGCTgg GAGAGTGGTTCAACGCTGATACTGAGGCAGTGATTAGCCAGGCTTTACAGACAGGAGGGGGGCCAAATGTCTCTGAAGCCTACACCTTTAATGGACTTCCAGGTCCATTGTACAATTGCTCAGAAAATA ATACATACAAGCTAAAGGTGAAGCCAGGAAAGACGTATCTTCTCCGATTGATCAATGCTGCACTCAATGATGACCTCTTTTTCAGCATTGCAAACCACACCTTCACCGTTGTTGAAGTGGATGCTACTTACGCGAAGCCTTTTGAGACCAACCTTTTGGTTATCACACCAGGACAGACCACAAATGTTCTTCTGAAGACCAAACCCATTGCCCCCAATGCATCATTCTACATGTTAGCAAGACCATACTTTACTGGCCAAGGCACATTTGACAACACAACTGTTGCAGGGATACTCGAGTAtgaaacttcttcaaattcgaCAGCTTTCAAACCAACCCTTCCTCCGATTAATGCTACAAATGCCGTCACGAATTTCACAAGAAAACTTCGCAGTCTGGCTAATTCTCGATTCCCGGTTAATGTCCCTCAAACAGTAGACAAGAAATTTTTCTTCACAGTTGGTCTGGGAAACAGCCCGTGCCCAAAAAACCAGACATGTCAAGGGCCTAATGGCACGAAATTTGCAGCTTCTGTTAACAACATCTCCATGGCTCTCCCTTCATCAGCACTCCTTCAatcctattttttcaaaaaatcaaatgggGTTTACACCTCTGGTTTCCCAAGCTTTCCTCTCCATCCATTCAACTACACAGGGACCCCACCAAATAATACTCTTGTGGCCAATGGTACCAAGCTTGTAGTGCTACCATTTAACACAAGTGTGGAGGTAGTGATGCAGGGCACTAGCATTTTCGGTGCTGAGAGCCACCCTCTCCATCTTCATGGCTTCAATTTCTATGTTGTTGGAGAAGGGTTTGGAAATTTTGATCCAAATAATGACCCCAAGAACTTTAACCTTGTTGATCCTGTTGAAAGGAACACTGTTGGTGTGCCTACTGCTGGTTGGGTGGCAATTCGTTTTCATGCAGACAATCCAG GAGTATGGTTTATGCACTGCCACTTTGATGTCCATTTGAGCTGGGGGTTAAGGATGGCATGGATTGTCTTGGATGGAACGCTTCCCAGTCAGAAGCTCCCTCCTCCACCATCTGATCTTCCCAAGTGTTGA
- the LOC118032412 gene encoding mediator of RNA polymerase II transcription subunit 19a isoform X2 translates to MDPESKRFGRGPRELTGAVDLISHYKLLPHYEYFCKRSLPLSIADTHYLHNVVGDTEIRKGEGMQLDQLIQNTSRDSNARIQPFDLNVLREAFQLKETTPIDLPSAEKGTPTIAGKSKGESKDKDRKHKKQKDRDKEKDKEHKKHKRRHKDKDRSKDKDKEKKKDRSGHHDSGADHSKKHHEKKRKHDGDEDLNDVHKHKKT, encoded by the exons ATGGATCCGGAAAGCAAGAGGTTTGGAAGAG GACCAAGAGAGCTGACTGGTGCTGTTGATCTTATAAGTCACTACAAGCTGTTGCCCCATTACGAATATTTCTGCAAGCGTTCACTTCCTTTGTCAATTGCTGACACACATTATCTTCACAATGTGGTGGGAGACACTGAAATTAGAAAAGGCGAAGGGATGCAATTGGATCAGCTTATCCAGAATACCTCCAGAGATAGTAATGCACGCATACAGCCCTTTGACTTGAATGTACTTAGAGAGGCCTTCCAACTGAAGGAAACTACTCCCATAGATCTGCCTTCT gCAGAGAAGGGGACTCCTACCATAGCTGGGAAATCAAAAGGTGAGTCCAAGGACAAGGATAGgaagcataaaaaacaaaaagatagaGATAAGGAGAAGGATAAAGAGCATAAGAAACATAAACGCCGTCATAAGGATAAAGATCGGAGTAAAGACAAagacaaggagaagaagaaggataGAAGTGGGCATCATGATTCTGGTGCTGATCACTCCAAAAAACACCACGAAAAG AAAAGGAAGCATGATGGGGATGAAGATCTTAATGATGTGCATAAGCACAAAAAAA CATAA
- the LOC118032411 gene encoding molybdopterin biosynthesis protein CNX1 has translation MISAEEALQTILKVAQRLPPVSVPLHDALGKVLAEDIRAPDPLPPYPASVKDGYAVIASDGPGEYPVITESRAGNDGLGVTLTPGTVAYVTTGGPIPDGADAVVQVEDTRKVKDTLVERVKISVQTRKGVDIRPVGCDIEKDAVVLKCGERLGVSEIGLLATVGAMMVKVYPMPTIAVLSTGDELVEPTTGVLNRGQIRDSNRAMLLAAAIQQQCKILDLGIARDDKEELERILDKAFSAGIHILLTSGGVSMGDRDFVKPLLENRGTIHFNKVCMKPGKPLTFAEINLKPADNIASGKILAFGLPGNPVSCLVSFHLFVVPAIRLVAGCANPHLLRVQACLHQSIKADPVRPEFHRAIIRWKANDGSGNPGFVAESTGHQMSSRLLSMKSANALLELPATGSVIPAGTSVSAIIISDLTSTSSSEVGLSSDAASSAQRNTCRETIAGETLNGEFKVAILTVSDTVASGAGPDRSGPRAVSVVNSSSEKLGARVVSTAVVPDDVSKIKAVVQKWSDIDRMDLILTLGGTGFTPRDVTPEATKELIEKETPGLLYVMMQESLKVTPFAMLSRSAAGIRGSTLIINMPGNPNAVAECVEALLPALKHALKQIKGDKREKHPRHIPHAEAEPVDTWERSHKLASGNHTEPGCSCPH, from the exons ATGATATCAGCAGAGGAAGCTCTCCAAACCATTCTCAAAGTTGCTCAGCGTCTGCCACCTGTCTCCGTTCCACTTCACGACGCTCTTGGCAAAGTCCTCGCCGAAGATATTCGCGCCCCCGATCCTCTCCCTCCTTATCCTGCCTCAGTCAag GATGGATATGCAGTGATAGCATCAGACGGACCCGGAGAATATCCGGTTATAACAGAATCAAGAGCCGGAAATGATGGACTTGGTGTTACCTTAACTCCCGGAACCGTTGCCTATGTTACTACCGGAG gaCCGATACCTGATGGAGCAGATGCAGTTGTCCAGGTTGAGGATACCAGAAAGGTCAAAGACACTTTGGTTGAACGAGTGAAAATATCGGTACAGACTCGCAAAGGCGTTGATATTCGTCCTGTG GGATGTGACATTGAGAAAGATGCTGTGGTATTAAAATGTGGAGAAAGATTAGGTGTTTCGGAGATTGGATTGCTTGCTACTGTTGGTGCAATGATGGTGAAG GTATATCCTATGCCTACGATTGCGGTGCTTTCTACTGGGGATGAACTCGTGGAGCCAACAACAGGTGTTCTAAATCGTGGCCAG ATTAGGGACTCCAACCGTGCTATGTTACTGGCAGCAGCAATACAGCAGCAATGCAAGATTCTTGACCTTGGAATTGCTCGAGATGACAAGGAAGAACTTGAGAGGATCCTGGATAAAGCCTTTTCTGCTGGGATTCACATTCTTCTGACTTCTGGTGGTGTTTCCATGGGAGACAGGGATTTTGTGAAACCATTGCTCGAAAACAGAGGGACCATACATTTTAACAAG GTTTGCATGAAGCCAGGGAAACCTTTGACATTTGCAGAAATCAACTTGAAACCAGCTGACAATATTGCATCAGGGAAAATTCTGGCTTTTGGATTGCCTGGAAATCCAGTGAGCTGTTTAGTTTCTTTCCATCTCTTTGTAGTCCCTGCCATCCGCCTTGTTGCTGGATGTGCAAATCCTCATCTTCTGAG AGTGCAGGCTTGTCTTCACCAGTCCATAAAGGCAGATCCAGTGCGACCGGAATTTCATCGTGCAATTATTAGATGGAAGGCCAATGACGGATCAGGCAATCCTGG ATTTGTTGCTGAGAGCACTGGTCATCAAATGAGCAGTCGGCTTTTAAGTATGAAATCAGCTAATGCTTTATTGGAGTTGCCCGCAACAGGCAGTGTTATTCCTGCCGGAACTTCTGTCTCGGCCATCATAATTTCAGATTTAACTAGTACTTCTAGTAGTGAGGTTGGCTTATCATCAGATGCAGCTTCTTCAGCACAGAGAAATACTTGTAGAGAAACAATTGCTGGTGAGACCTTGAATGGTGAGTTCAAAGTTGCTATTTTAACAGTGAGTGACACTGTTGCATCAGGGGCTGGGCCTGATCGAAG TGGCCCCAGGGCAGTGTCAGTTGTAAATTCCTCATCAGAAAAATTAGGAGCAAGAGTAGTTTCAACAGCTGTTGTCCCAGATGATGTGAGCAAAATCAAGGCTGTTGTGCAGAAATGGAGTGATATTGATAGAATGGATCTCATTCTTACCTTAG gtGGCACTGGCTTTACCCCGAGAGATGTGACTCCTGAAGCAACCAAGGAGTTAATTGAGAAGGAAACACCTGGCCTTCTATATGTCATGATGCAAGAGAGTTTAAAG GTGACACCTTTTGCTATGCTATCACGATCTGCAGCAGGAATAAGAGGCTCAACATTG ATCATCAATATGCCTGGGAATCCTAATGCGGTTGCAGAATGCGTGGAGGCTTTATTGCCTGCTCTCAAGCATGCACTAAAGCAGATCAAGGGAGACAAGAGAGAGAAACATCCTCGTCACATTCCTCATGCAGAAGCAGAACCTGTAGATACATGGGAACGCAGCCATAAGCTGGCCTCTGGCAACCACACAGAGCCCGGCTGTTCATGTCCCCATTAA
- the LOC118032410 gene encoding BTB/POZ and MATH domain-containing protein 4 isoform X2, which translates to MTEPNPLVSPTTSRSVTETVNGSHKFVIQGYSLAKGMGVGKHIASDNFTVGGYQWAIYFYPDGKNPEDHSAYVSVFIALASEGTDVRALFELTLVDQSGKGKHKVHSHFDRSLEGGPYTLKYRGSMWGYKRFFRRAMLETSDYLKDDCLKINCTVGVVVSATNSSQLNSIQVPESDIGTHFGMLLDNMEGSDVIFNVAGEKFHAHKLVLSARSPFFRCKFFDDGVEEDEQEIVISDLEPVVFKAMLHFIYRDTLTEDVDMATSSSSPVCSVSETLTTKLLAAADRYGLDRLRLMCESHLCKDISVNSVSSILALADCHHATELKAVCLKFAAENLAAVMRSDGFTYLKENCPSLQSELLKTVAGCEEDCSSEGGKSRSVWAQLSDGCDTNGRRVRQRT; encoded by the exons ATGACCGAACCGAACCCACTGGTCTCACCTACAACCTCCCGGTCCGTAACCGAAACGGTAAACGGCTCTCACAAGTTCGTAATACAAGGCTATTCACTGGCGAAAGGAATGGGAGTAGGAAAACACATCGCGAGCGATAATTTTACGGTGGGAGGGTATCAATGGGCGATTTATTTTTACCCAGATGGGAAAAATCCGGAAGATCACTCAGCTTATGTGTCCGTTTTTATCGCGTTGGCTAGCGAGGGGACGGATGTTAGGGCTTTGTTTGAATTGACGCTTGTTGATCAGAGTgggaaaggaaaacataaagTTCATAGTCATTTTGATCGGTCGCTTGAGGGTGGGCCTTATACGTTGAAGTATCGCGGTAGTATGTg GGGTTACAAGCGATTTTTCAGACGAGCAATGCTTGAAACATCGGATTATCTTAAGGATGattgcttgaaaattaattgtaCTGTTGGAGTAGTTGTTTCTGCAACAAATAGTTCCCAGTTAAACTCAATTCAGGTTCCAGAGTCTGATATAGGAACTCATTTTGGCATGCTGCTCGACAATATGGAAGGTTCAGATGTTATTTTTAACGTGGCAGGGGAAAAATTCCATGCTCATAAGTTGGTGTTGTCTGCCCGATCTCCTTTTTTTCGATGTAAATTTTTTGATGATGGTGTAGAGGAAGATGAACAAGAGATTGTCATTTCTGATCTAGAACCTGTGGTTTTCAAG GCTATGCTGCACTTCATATACCGAGATACTCTCACTGAAGATGTGGACATGGCAACTTCTAGCTCTTCTCCTGTCTGCTCCGTGTCTGAAACATTAACAACAAAGCTGCTAGCGGCAGCAGACAGGTATGGTCTGGACAGACTCAGACTGATGTGCGAGTCTCATCTCTGCAAGGATATATCTGTGAATTCTGTTTCCAGCATCCTTGCCTTGGCTGACTGTCATCATGCAACAGAGTTAAAAGCTGTTTGCCTAAAATTCGCTGCTGAAAACCTTGCAG CTGTAATGCGGTCAGATGGCTTTACCTACCTCAAGGAGAACTGCCCATCACTGCAATCAGAGTTACTGAAGACGGTGGCAGGTTGCGAGGAGGATTGCAGCAGTGAAGGTGGAAAGTCACGGAGTGTATGGGCCCAACTTTCAGATGGTTGTGACACCAATGGCCGTAGAGTCAGACAAAGAACCTAG
- the LOC118032407 gene encoding uncharacterized protein, giving the protein MELAKMNITTQSLSHAKLPGCSTSLATPIFHSKASLLAHNSITFQSPKNFFTQLQGVRIKAKKQRSLGAVHASGADSTLTDVEERWLLVPVGDGDSGHIGFKVKMPDAFEIASSEVTVGRLPDKADMVIPVATVSALHARIQNKGGNLVVTDLDSTNGTFIDEKRLPPGASVSVSPGSRITFGDTHLAMFLVSKLAKVESAPSKSEESQDKVEIDSPTESNETTD; this is encoded by the exons ATGGAGCTAGCAAAAATGAACATAACTACACAGTCTCTTTCCCATGCCAAGCTTCCAGGGTGCTCAACTTCTCTCGCAACACCAATCTTTCATTCCAAAGCCTCACTTCTCGCCCATAATTCAATCACATTTCAGTCTCCTAAGAACTTTTTCACACAGCTACAAGGTGTTAGGATTAAAGCAAAGAAGCAAAGGAGTCTTGGTGCTGTACATGCTTCTGGGGCTGACAGCACTTTGACTGATGTTGAAGAAAGATGGCTTCTTGTACCCGTTG GTGATGGGGATTCAGGGCATATAGGTTTCAAGGTTAAAATGCCAGATGCATTTGAAATAGCTTCT AGTGAGGTTACTGTTGGCCGCCTCCCCGATAAGGCAGACATGGTGATTCCAGTTGCAACAG TGTCTGCTCTACATGCTCGCATTCAGAACAAGGGAGGAAATCTTGTGGTCACAGATTTGGACAGTACTAATGGAACATTCATCGATGAGAAACGGCTGCCACCTGGAGCTTCTGTCAGTGTATCGCCTGGAAGTCGTATTACATTCG GGGACACTCATCTGGCAATGTTTCTTGTCTCCAAGCTTGCCAAAGTAGAATCTGCTCCAAGCAAATCAGAAGAGTCTCAAGACAAAGTTGAGATTGACAGCCCCACTGAGAGCAATGAAACCACGGATTAA
- the LOC118032410 gene encoding BTB/POZ and MATH domain-containing protein 4 isoform X3 has product MTEPNPLVSPTTSRSVTETVNGSHKFVIQGYSLAKGMGVGKHIASDNFTVGGYQWAIYFYPDGKNPEDHSAYVSVFIALASEGTDVRALFELTLVDQSGKGKHKVHSHFDRSLEGGPYTLKYRGSMGYKRFFRRAMLETSDYLKDDCLKINCTVGVVVSATNSSQLNSIQVPESDIGTHFGMLLDNMEGSDVIFNVAGEKFHAHKLVLSARSPFFRCKFFDDGVEEDEQEIVISDLEPVVFKAMLHFIYRDTLTEDVDMATSSSSPVCSVSETLTTKLLAAADRYGLDRLRLMCESHLCKDISVNSVSSILALADCHHATELKAVCLKFAAENLAAVMRSDGFTYLKENCPSLQSELLKTVAGCEEDCSSEGGKSRSVWAQLSDGCDTNGRRVRQRT; this is encoded by the exons ATGACCGAACCGAACCCACTGGTCTCACCTACAACCTCCCGGTCCGTAACCGAAACGGTAAACGGCTCTCACAAGTTCGTAATACAAGGCTATTCACTGGCGAAAGGAATGGGAGTAGGAAAACACATCGCGAGCGATAATTTTACGGTGGGAGGGTATCAATGGGCGATTTATTTTTACCCAGATGGGAAAAATCCGGAAGATCACTCAGCTTATGTGTCCGTTTTTATCGCGTTGGCTAGCGAGGGGACGGATGTTAGGGCTTTGTTTGAATTGACGCTTGTTGATCAGAGTgggaaaggaaaacataaagTTCATAGTCATTTTGATCGGTCGCTTGAGGGTGGGCCTTATACGTTGAAGTATCGCGGTAGTAT GGGTTACAAGCGATTTTTCAGACGAGCAATGCTTGAAACATCGGATTATCTTAAGGATGattgcttgaaaattaattgtaCTGTTGGAGTAGTTGTTTCTGCAACAAATAGTTCCCAGTTAAACTCAATTCAGGTTCCAGAGTCTGATATAGGAACTCATTTTGGCATGCTGCTCGACAATATGGAAGGTTCAGATGTTATTTTTAACGTGGCAGGGGAAAAATTCCATGCTCATAAGTTGGTGTTGTCTGCCCGATCTCCTTTTTTTCGATGTAAATTTTTTGATGATGGTGTAGAGGAAGATGAACAAGAGATTGTCATTTCTGATCTAGAACCTGTGGTTTTCAAG GCTATGCTGCACTTCATATACCGAGATACTCTCACTGAAGATGTGGACATGGCAACTTCTAGCTCTTCTCCTGTCTGCTCCGTGTCTGAAACATTAACAACAAAGCTGCTAGCGGCAGCAGACAGGTATGGTCTGGACAGACTCAGACTGATGTGCGAGTCTCATCTCTGCAAGGATATATCTGTGAATTCTGTTTCCAGCATCCTTGCCTTGGCTGACTGTCATCATGCAACAGAGTTAAAAGCTGTTTGCCTAAAATTCGCTGCTGAAAACCTTGCAG CTGTAATGCGGTCAGATGGCTTTACCTACCTCAAGGAGAACTGCCCATCACTGCAATCAGAGTTACTGAAGACGGTGGCAGGTTGCGAGGAGGATTGCAGCAGTGAAGGTGGAAAGTCACGGAGTGTATGGGCCCAACTTTCAGATGGTTGTGACACCAATGGCCGTAGAGTCAGACAAAGAACCTAG
- the LOC118032410 gene encoding BTB/POZ and MATH domain-containing protein 5 isoform X1, which yields MTEPNPLVSPTTSRSVTETVNGSHKFVIQGYSLAKGMGVGKHIASDNFTVGGYQWAIYFYPDGKNPEDHSAYVSVFIALASEGTDVRALFELTLVDQSGKGKHKVHSHFDRSLEGGPYTLKYRGSMWGYKRFFRRAMLETSDYLKDDCLKINCTVGVVVSATNSSQLNSIQVPESDIGTHFGMLLDNMEGSDVIFNVAGEKFHAHKLVLSARSPFFRCKFFDDGVEEDEQEIVISDLEPVVFKVIFVPIRSYLLKAYWVRICALVGFLCLFISLRDSLQAMLHFIYRDTLTEDVDMATSSSSPVCSVSETLTTKLLAAADRYGLDRLRLMCESHLCKDISVNSVSSILALADCHHATELKAVCLKFAAENLAAVMRSDGFTYLKENCPSLQSELLKTVAGCEEDCSSEGGKSRSVWAQLSDGCDTNGRRVRQRT from the exons ATGACCGAACCGAACCCACTGGTCTCACCTACAACCTCCCGGTCCGTAACCGAAACGGTAAACGGCTCTCACAAGTTCGTAATACAAGGCTATTCACTGGCGAAAGGAATGGGAGTAGGAAAACACATCGCGAGCGATAATTTTACGGTGGGAGGGTATCAATGGGCGATTTATTTTTACCCAGATGGGAAAAATCCGGAAGATCACTCAGCTTATGTGTCCGTTTTTATCGCGTTGGCTAGCGAGGGGACGGATGTTAGGGCTTTGTTTGAATTGACGCTTGTTGATCAGAGTgggaaaggaaaacataaagTTCATAGTCATTTTGATCGGTCGCTTGAGGGTGGGCCTTATACGTTGAAGTATCGCGGTAGTATGTg GGGTTACAAGCGATTTTTCAGACGAGCAATGCTTGAAACATCGGATTATCTTAAGGATGattgcttgaaaattaattgtaCTGTTGGAGTAGTTGTTTCTGCAACAAATAGTTCCCAGTTAAACTCAATTCAGGTTCCAGAGTCTGATATAGGAACTCATTTTGGCATGCTGCTCGACAATATGGAAGGTTCAGATGTTATTTTTAACGTGGCAGGGGAAAAATTCCATGCTCATAAGTTGGTGTTGTCTGCCCGATCTCCTTTTTTTCGATGTAAATTTTTTGATGATGGTGTAGAGGAAGATGAACAAGAGATTGTCATTTCTGATCTAGAACCTGTGGTTTTCAAGGTGATTTTTGTTCCCATAAGATCGTATCTTTTAAAGGCATATTGGGTCAGGATTTGTGCTCTTGTTGGTTTtctgtgtttatttatttccttacgTGATTCCCTACAGGCTATGCTGCACTTCATATACCGAGATACTCTCACTGAAGATGTGGACATGGCAACTTCTAGCTCTTCTCCTGTCTGCTCCGTGTCTGAAACATTAACAACAAAGCTGCTAGCGGCAGCAGACAGGTATGGTCTGGACAGACTCAGACTGATGTGCGAGTCTCATCTCTGCAAGGATATATCTGTGAATTCTGTTTCCAGCATCCTTGCCTTGGCTGACTGTCATCATGCAACAGAGTTAAAAGCTGTTTGCCTAAAATTCGCTGCTGAAAACCTTGCAG CTGTAATGCGGTCAGATGGCTTTACCTACCTCAAGGAGAACTGCCCATCACTGCAATCAGAGTTACTGAAGACGGTGGCAGGTTGCGAGGAGGATTGCAGCAGTGAAGGTGGAAAGTCACGGAGTGTATGGGCCCAACTTTCAGATGGTTGTGACACCAATGGCCGTAGAGTCAGACAAAGAACCTAG
- the LOC118032412 gene encoding mediator of RNA polymerase II transcription subunit 19a isoform X1, with product MDPESKRFGRGPRELTGAVDLISHYKLLPHYEYFCKRSLPLSIADTHYLHNVVGDTEIRKGEGMQLDQLIQNTSRDSNARIQPFDLNVLREAFQLKETTPIDLPSAEKGTPTIAGKSKGESKDKDRKHKKQKDRDKEKDKEHKKHKRRHKDKDRSKDKDKEKKKDRSGHHDSGADHSKKHHEKKRKHDGDEDLNDVHKHKKSKHKSSKIDEIGVIKVAG from the exons ATGGATCCGGAAAGCAAGAGGTTTGGAAGAG GACCAAGAGAGCTGACTGGTGCTGTTGATCTTATAAGTCACTACAAGCTGTTGCCCCATTACGAATATTTCTGCAAGCGTTCACTTCCTTTGTCAATTGCTGACACACATTATCTTCACAATGTGGTGGGAGACACTGAAATTAGAAAAGGCGAAGGGATGCAATTGGATCAGCTTATCCAGAATACCTCCAGAGATAGTAATGCACGCATACAGCCCTTTGACTTGAATGTACTTAGAGAGGCCTTCCAACTGAAGGAAACTACTCCCATAGATCTGCCTTCT gCAGAGAAGGGGACTCCTACCATAGCTGGGAAATCAAAAGGTGAGTCCAAGGACAAGGATAGgaagcataaaaaacaaaaagatagaGATAAGGAGAAGGATAAAGAGCATAAGAAACATAAACGCCGTCATAAGGATAAAGATCGGAGTAAAGACAAagacaaggagaagaagaaggataGAAGTGGGCATCATGATTCTGGTGCTGATCACTCCAAAAAACACCACGAAAAG AAAAGGAAGCATGATGGGGATGAAGATCTTAATGATGTGCATAAGCACAAAAAAAGTAAg CATAAGAGCTCAAAGATTGATGAAATCGGTGTGATAAAGGTAGCAGGCTGA